From a region of the Salminus brasiliensis chromosome 4, fSalBra1.hap2, whole genome shotgun sequence genome:
- the znf518a gene encoding uncharacterized protein znf518a isoform X2, producing the protein MDRTVPLRRRGVLTHGLNMEVEHANPSSRHDDADQAGDNERGNWHGRLRLRKSSTSSLTVKSSAEEEKVVTEPPGEPAQNEHLHHQVVNSSSGKLTFTCSNCKDGTVFSPHGLLDHYTVFHGGKGEPPTFPCDMCKFATPEFTVLQQHRMKHRQCRLVCEICNDSFLQTLAQLKKHCKAQHSLNGQYYCEKCKFSTKELKIFLYHSCPASTESGYPVDSTETSDIKPMNGELDRNHVAGADWAPQKEELLKHMAADCCQGWKRKTWWKKKDVPPKHQDASTPDLLPKPPETPWTSSGFLHFSAAGLLDEHGVLLNPAKTLEETQQFLERTVNRKKWPVTLKGEPELAPQSCTGPLPSQPKIKQYSIPVPGLKNYVKNKLSGLMEKNNISVPPDCTTKVVGFKMVDGKKHLILKVIPSAKPDVCPDTGEVSPGINSSEFNGIETGSQIERPSDQTCSEVPTKKSCNATSSSGQPEKLSEKQTEDEDHTEDSLQVDNTENDSYHDSSALTEMCDGPLQPTTAVSGTKEDFNVANQNNTEKQLMSSDVMSHSNLTHHLNGVAANVAVDASSLREVDIQTLSNIHKVEHTKTLTNAQEKALDDLKENRPELTTSHNESCHGDFACSVLSDLGSLKESQISALMSEEDRSPYVDSCNMDKKSGEDASVMPSCLLHLNIEQRMEKAQSNASPSSPTCSPEKEAIFESNDINPAFISLHKHTTEPLFNSPSEDVDLLFQDSGDEYTNNVDSRDALVPLDQSCTPETVEEPNYLAISLLGDSCHNPDLYQTLEELPVTTVNHLLDDPEVTSRGITNQSGEQGGLSTQQAGLQSSKAIPVVEKDSIQSNVCLSAVNEPAMKRRRQGDQQTISKSRKQTVQKSQENHSPASIPYWEPVPQTLERTLRLLPVYSSQPIKVPRLNQPVIVLNHPDTDIPEVANIMRIVNKHKGAVQKVILSQGTLKALSELSCDTFRKSLGANCHSSHCGRVWPQATVKERFILKLKLKRLCGHKYKVTPSVSKANGYQSTFRCWFCGRHFRNQEAWVGHGQRHLMEATRDWNKLFSSCSDGQHNSSIEPYFH; encoded by the exons ATGGACAGGACTGTTCCCCTAAGGCGACGTGGAG TCTTAACCCATGGGTTGAACATGGAAGTGGAACATGCCAACCCAAGCAGCCGTCATGATGATGCTGACCAGGCTGGTGACAACGAACGAGGCAACTGGCACGGGCGACTGCGGCTCAGGAAATCCTCCACTTCATCTCTCACGGTGAAGAGTTCGGCTGAAGAGGAGAAGGTGGTCACAGAACCTCCCGGGGAGCCTGCTCAAAACGAGCACCTGCATCACCAAGTTGTCAACAGTTCCAGCGGCAAGCTCACGTTTACTTGCTCCAATTGCAAGGACGGCACAGTGTTTAGTCCTCATGGTTTGTTAGACCACTACACTGTCTTTCATGGAGGAAAAGGAGAACCACCCACTTTTCCCTGTGACATGTGCAAGTTTGCTACCCCTGAGTTCACTGTTCTCCAGCAGCATCGCATGAAGCACAGACAGTGCAGGCTCGTGTGTGAAATTTGTAATGACAGCTTTTTACAAACTTTAGCCCAACTCAAAAAGCACTGTAAAGCTCAGCACAGTCTGAACGGACAGTACTACTGTGAAAAGTGCAAGTTTTCCACAAAGGAGTTGAAGATTTTTCTTTATCATTCTtgtccagccagcacagagtCTGGCTACCCTGTAGATAGCACTGAGACGTCAGATATTAAGCCCATGAATGGTGAATTGGACAGGAATCATGTGGCTGGTGCTGATTGGGCACCTCAGAAAGAGGAGCTCCTAAAGCACATGGCTGCAGACTGCTGTCAGGGGTGGAAAAGAAAAACCTGGTGGAAAAAGAAAGACGTTCCACCGAAACATCAAGATGCCAGCACACCTGACTTGCTCCCAAAACCACCTGAAACTCCGTGGACATCCTCAGGATTTCTGCATTTCTCAGCTGCAGGTTTGCTTGATGAACATGGTGTACTGTTAAATCCTGCCAAGACTTTAGAGGAGACCCAGCAGTTTCTGGAGAGGACGGTAAACAGAaagaagtggccagtgactctAAAAGGAGAACCAGAGCTTGCACCTCAGTCTTGTACTGGACCCTTACCATCACAACCAAAAATAAAGCAATATAGTATACCTGTCCCTGGACTTAAGAATTATGTGAAGAACAAACTCTCTGGTTTAATGGAAAAGAATAATATCTCAGTTCCTCCTGATTGCACTACAAAAGTGGTTGGTTTCAAGATGGTTGATGGAAAAAAGCATCTGATTCTTAAAGTCATACCATCTGCCAAGCCAGACGTCTGTCCAGACACTGGAGAAGTGTCACCAGGTATAAACTCTTCTGAATTCAATGGTATAGAAACAGGTTCTCAGATTGAGAGACCCAGTGATCAAACGTGTTCTGAAGTGCCCACAAAAAAGTCCTGCAATGCTACCTCAAGTTCTGGACAACCAGAGAAATTGAGTGAAAAGCAAACAGAGGATGAAGATCACACAGAAGATTCACTTCAGGTAGATAACACTGAAAATGACAGTTATCATGACAGTTCCGCACTGACTGAAATGTGTGATGGTCCTCTGCAACCCACGACAGCTGTCTCAGGAACCAAGGAGGATTTTAATGTAGCTAATCAGAACAACACTGAAAAACAGTTGATGTCTTCTGATGTGATGTCTCACTCTAACCTCACACATCACCTCAATGGCGTTGCTGCAAACGTAGCAGTGGATGCAAGTTCTCTCAGAGAGGTGGATATCCAGACTCTCTCAAACATACACAAAGTAGAACACACAAAGACACTTACAAACGCTCAGGAGAAAGCACTAGATGATTTGAAAGAAAACCGTCCTGAGCTTACCACAAGCCATAACGAATCTTGCCATGGAGACTTTGCTTGCAGTGTTCTGTCTGATTTAGGCAGTTTGAAAGAGTCCCAGATCTCAGCCCTGATGTCTGAAGAAGACAGAAGCCCTTACGTGGACTCCTGCAACATGGATAAGAAGTCAGGAGAAGATGCTTCAGTAATGCCATCGTGTCTGCTTCACTTAAACATCGAGCAGAGAATGGAAAAAGCACAGTCCAATGCAAGTCCAAGTTCTCCCACATGCTCTCCAGAGAAAGAGGCCATTTTTGAATCGAATGACATTAATCCAGCCTTTATATCTTTGCACAAACATACTACTGAGCCTCTGTTTAATTCCCCAAGTGAAGATGTAGACCTGTTATTCCAAGACAGTGGTGATGAGTACACAAACAATGTGGACTCTAGAGATGCACTTGTCCCCTTAGATCAGAGCTGCACACCTGAAACTGTAGAGGAGCCTAATTACTTAGCAATATCATTACTAGGAGACTCTTGCCATAACCCAGACCTGTATCAGACACTAGAAGAGCTCCCGGTTACCACTGTTAACCATTTGCTTGATGACCCTGAAGTTACGTCCAGAG GTATTACAAACCAGTCAGGTGAACAAGGTGGTCTGTCTACCCAGCAGGCGGGTCTGCAGTCATCCAAAGCCATACCAGTAGTAGAGAAGGACTCTATACAGTCTAATGTATGTCTGTCAGCAGTGAACGAGCCAGCTatgaaaagaagaagacaaggAGACCAACAGACCATCTCCAAATCTAGGAAGCAGACAGTTCAAAAGTCTCAAGAAAATCACTCACCAGCATCAATCCCTTACTGGGAACCAGTTCCTCAAACACTGGAAAGGACTCTAAGGCTCCTGCCTGTTTATTCTTCGCAGCCTATAAAAGTTCCACGCCTGAACCAGCCTGTGATAGTTCTCAATCACCCAGACACCGATATTCCAGAGGTGGCTAACATTATGAGAATTGTTAACAAGCACAAAGGGGCAGTGCAGAAGGTCATACTGTCTCAGGGAACACTGAAAGCCCTTTCGGAGCTCAGCTGTGACACTTTTCGGAAATCGCTTGGAGCTAACTGCCATTCTTCTCACTGCGGACGAGTGTGGCCACAAGCAACCGTTAAAGAAAGATTCATTctgaagctaaagctgaagAGGTTATGTGGCCATAAGTATAAGGTGACACCTTCAGTCTCCAAGGCGAATGGGTACCAGTCCACCTTCAGATGCTGGTTTTGTGGCCGGCACTTTAGAAACCAGGAAGCGTGGGTAGGTCATGGTCAGAGACATCTAATGGAGGCCACTCGAGACTGGAACAAACTATTCAGCAGTTGCAGTGATGGGCAACATAATAGCTCTATTGAGCCATACTTCCATTAA
- the znf518a gene encoding uncharacterized protein znf518a isoform X1, whose amino-acid sequence MDRTVPLRRRGEVLTHGLNMEVEHANPSSRHDDADQAGDNERGNWHGRLRLRKSSTSSLTVKSSAEEEKVVTEPPGEPAQNEHLHHQVVNSSSGKLTFTCSNCKDGTVFSPHGLLDHYTVFHGGKGEPPTFPCDMCKFATPEFTVLQQHRMKHRQCRLVCEICNDSFLQTLAQLKKHCKAQHSLNGQYYCEKCKFSTKELKIFLYHSCPASTESGYPVDSTETSDIKPMNGELDRNHVAGADWAPQKEELLKHMAADCCQGWKRKTWWKKKDVPPKHQDASTPDLLPKPPETPWTSSGFLHFSAAGLLDEHGVLLNPAKTLEETQQFLERTVNRKKWPVTLKGEPELAPQSCTGPLPSQPKIKQYSIPVPGLKNYVKNKLSGLMEKNNISVPPDCTTKVVGFKMVDGKKHLILKVIPSAKPDVCPDTGEVSPGINSSEFNGIETGSQIERPSDQTCSEVPTKKSCNATSSSGQPEKLSEKQTEDEDHTEDSLQVDNTENDSYHDSSALTEMCDGPLQPTTAVSGTKEDFNVANQNNTEKQLMSSDVMSHSNLTHHLNGVAANVAVDASSLREVDIQTLSNIHKVEHTKTLTNAQEKALDDLKENRPELTTSHNESCHGDFACSVLSDLGSLKESQISALMSEEDRSPYVDSCNMDKKSGEDASVMPSCLLHLNIEQRMEKAQSNASPSSPTCSPEKEAIFESNDINPAFISLHKHTTEPLFNSPSEDVDLLFQDSGDEYTNNVDSRDALVPLDQSCTPETVEEPNYLAISLLGDSCHNPDLYQTLEELPVTTVNHLLDDPEVTSRGITNQSGEQGGLSTQQAGLQSSKAIPVVEKDSIQSNVCLSAVNEPAMKRRRQGDQQTISKSRKQTVQKSQENHSPASIPYWEPVPQTLERTLRLLPVYSSQPIKVPRLNQPVIVLNHPDTDIPEVANIMRIVNKHKGAVQKVILSQGTLKALSELSCDTFRKSLGANCHSSHCGRVWPQATVKERFILKLKLKRLCGHKYKVTPSVSKANGYQSTFRCWFCGRHFRNQEAWVGHGQRHLMEATRDWNKLFSSCSDGQHNSSIEPYFH is encoded by the exons ATGGACAGGACTGTTCCCCTAAGGCGACGTGGAG AAGTCTTAACCCATGGGTTGAACATGGAAGTGGAACATGCCAACCCAAGCAGCCGTCATGATGATGCTGACCAGGCTGGTGACAACGAACGAGGCAACTGGCACGGGCGACTGCGGCTCAGGAAATCCTCCACTTCATCTCTCACGGTGAAGAGTTCGGCTGAAGAGGAGAAGGTGGTCACAGAACCTCCCGGGGAGCCTGCTCAAAACGAGCACCTGCATCACCAAGTTGTCAACAGTTCCAGCGGCAAGCTCACGTTTACTTGCTCCAATTGCAAGGACGGCACAGTGTTTAGTCCTCATGGTTTGTTAGACCACTACACTGTCTTTCATGGAGGAAAAGGAGAACCACCCACTTTTCCCTGTGACATGTGCAAGTTTGCTACCCCTGAGTTCACTGTTCTCCAGCAGCATCGCATGAAGCACAGACAGTGCAGGCTCGTGTGTGAAATTTGTAATGACAGCTTTTTACAAACTTTAGCCCAACTCAAAAAGCACTGTAAAGCTCAGCACAGTCTGAACGGACAGTACTACTGTGAAAAGTGCAAGTTTTCCACAAAGGAGTTGAAGATTTTTCTTTATCATTCTtgtccagccagcacagagtCTGGCTACCCTGTAGATAGCACTGAGACGTCAGATATTAAGCCCATGAATGGTGAATTGGACAGGAATCATGTGGCTGGTGCTGATTGGGCACCTCAGAAAGAGGAGCTCCTAAAGCACATGGCTGCAGACTGCTGTCAGGGGTGGAAAAGAAAAACCTGGTGGAAAAAGAAAGACGTTCCACCGAAACATCAAGATGCCAGCACACCTGACTTGCTCCCAAAACCACCTGAAACTCCGTGGACATCCTCAGGATTTCTGCATTTCTCAGCTGCAGGTTTGCTTGATGAACATGGTGTACTGTTAAATCCTGCCAAGACTTTAGAGGAGACCCAGCAGTTTCTGGAGAGGACGGTAAACAGAaagaagtggccagtgactctAAAAGGAGAACCAGAGCTTGCACCTCAGTCTTGTACTGGACCCTTACCATCACAACCAAAAATAAAGCAATATAGTATACCTGTCCCTGGACTTAAGAATTATGTGAAGAACAAACTCTCTGGTTTAATGGAAAAGAATAATATCTCAGTTCCTCCTGATTGCACTACAAAAGTGGTTGGTTTCAAGATGGTTGATGGAAAAAAGCATCTGATTCTTAAAGTCATACCATCTGCCAAGCCAGACGTCTGTCCAGACACTGGAGAAGTGTCACCAGGTATAAACTCTTCTGAATTCAATGGTATAGAAACAGGTTCTCAGATTGAGAGACCCAGTGATCAAACGTGTTCTGAAGTGCCCACAAAAAAGTCCTGCAATGCTACCTCAAGTTCTGGACAACCAGAGAAATTGAGTGAAAAGCAAACAGAGGATGAAGATCACACAGAAGATTCACTTCAGGTAGATAACACTGAAAATGACAGTTATCATGACAGTTCCGCACTGACTGAAATGTGTGATGGTCCTCTGCAACCCACGACAGCTGTCTCAGGAACCAAGGAGGATTTTAATGTAGCTAATCAGAACAACACTGAAAAACAGTTGATGTCTTCTGATGTGATGTCTCACTCTAACCTCACACATCACCTCAATGGCGTTGCTGCAAACGTAGCAGTGGATGCAAGTTCTCTCAGAGAGGTGGATATCCAGACTCTCTCAAACATACACAAAGTAGAACACACAAAGACACTTACAAACGCTCAGGAGAAAGCACTAGATGATTTGAAAGAAAACCGTCCTGAGCTTACCACAAGCCATAACGAATCTTGCCATGGAGACTTTGCTTGCAGTGTTCTGTCTGATTTAGGCAGTTTGAAAGAGTCCCAGATCTCAGCCCTGATGTCTGAAGAAGACAGAAGCCCTTACGTGGACTCCTGCAACATGGATAAGAAGTCAGGAGAAGATGCTTCAGTAATGCCATCGTGTCTGCTTCACTTAAACATCGAGCAGAGAATGGAAAAAGCACAGTCCAATGCAAGTCCAAGTTCTCCCACATGCTCTCCAGAGAAAGAGGCCATTTTTGAATCGAATGACATTAATCCAGCCTTTATATCTTTGCACAAACATACTACTGAGCCTCTGTTTAATTCCCCAAGTGAAGATGTAGACCTGTTATTCCAAGACAGTGGTGATGAGTACACAAACAATGTGGACTCTAGAGATGCACTTGTCCCCTTAGATCAGAGCTGCACACCTGAAACTGTAGAGGAGCCTAATTACTTAGCAATATCATTACTAGGAGACTCTTGCCATAACCCAGACCTGTATCAGACACTAGAAGAGCTCCCGGTTACCACTGTTAACCATTTGCTTGATGACCCTGAAGTTACGTCCAGAG GTATTACAAACCAGTCAGGTGAACAAGGTGGTCTGTCTACCCAGCAGGCGGGTCTGCAGTCATCCAAAGCCATACCAGTAGTAGAGAAGGACTCTATACAGTCTAATGTATGTCTGTCAGCAGTGAACGAGCCAGCTatgaaaagaagaagacaaggAGACCAACAGACCATCTCCAAATCTAGGAAGCAGACAGTTCAAAAGTCTCAAGAAAATCACTCACCAGCATCAATCCCTTACTGGGAACCAGTTCCTCAAACACTGGAAAGGACTCTAAGGCTCCTGCCTGTTTATTCTTCGCAGCCTATAAAAGTTCCACGCCTGAACCAGCCTGTGATAGTTCTCAATCACCCAGACACCGATATTCCAGAGGTGGCTAACATTATGAGAATTGTTAACAAGCACAAAGGGGCAGTGCAGAAGGTCATACTGTCTCAGGGAACACTGAAAGCCCTTTCGGAGCTCAGCTGTGACACTTTTCGGAAATCGCTTGGAGCTAACTGCCATTCTTCTCACTGCGGACGAGTGTGGCCACAAGCAACCGTTAAAGAAAGATTCATTctgaagctaaagctgaagAGGTTATGTGGCCATAAGTATAAGGTGACACCTTCAGTCTCCAAGGCGAATGGGTACCAGTCCACCTTCAGATGCTGGTTTTGTGGCCGGCACTTTAGAAACCAGGAAGCGTGGGTAGGTCATGGTCAGAGACATCTAATGGAGGCCACTCGAGACTGGAACAAACTATTCAGCAGTTGCAGTGATGGGCAACATAATAGCTCTATTGAGCCATACTTCCATTAA